One Rissa tridactyla isolate bRisTri1 chromosome 1, bRisTri1.patW.cur.20221130, whole genome shotgun sequence DNA segment encodes these proteins:
- the ARHGDIB gene encoding rho GDP-dissociation inhibitor 2, with protein sequence MTEKTQEPHVEEDDDELDGKLNYKPPPQKTLQELQELDKDDESLAKYKKSLLGDGPVVVDPTAPNVVVTRLTLVCDSAPGPITMDLTGDLEALKKETFVLKEGVEYRVKIHFRVNRDIVSGLKYVQHTYRTGVKVDKATFMVGSYGPRPEEYEFLTPIEEAPKGMLARGTYHNKSFFTDDDKHDHLTWEWNLSIKKEWTE encoded by the exons ATGACTGAGAAGACCCAAGAACCTCACgtggaggaagatgatgatgagcTGGATGGGAAACTCAACTACAAGCCTCCTCCCCAGAAAACACTGCAGGAGCTGCAAGAGTTGGACAAGGACGATGAAAGCCTCGCTAAGTACAAGAAGTCCCTGCTGGGAGATGGACCTGTGGTAGTAG ACCCAACAGCTCCCAATGTGGTGGTCACCCGACTCACCCTGGTATGTGACTCTGCTCCAGGACCGATCACTATGGACCTTACAG GTGACCTTGAAGCTCTCAAGAAAGAGACCTTTGTATTAAAGGAAGGAGTGGAATACAGAGTTAAGATCCACTTCAGA GTAAACAGGGACATTGTGTCGGGACTGAAATACGTGCAGCACACCTACCGGACAGGGGTGAAGG TGGACAAAGCCACATTCATGGTTGGCAGCTACGGGCCACGGCCAGAGGAGTACGAGTTCCTGACGCCTATTGAGGAGGCTCCCAAGGGTATGCTGGCTCGAGGCACCTATCACAACAAGTCCTTCTTCACGGATGATGACAAGCATGACCATCTCACCTGGGAGTGGAACCTGTCCATCAAGAAGGAATGGACAGAATGA